The genome window CCCGCCAGGATGCCGAGAacgttgaggaggagttgagaCCACTTCGTGAGAAGTACGAGAGAGAGCGCCAGCGCGGTAAAGACATTCAGGAGGCCAAGTTGAAGTTGGAGGCTCTTCGTGTCAAGGCCGAGGATGCCAGCAGAGTGGGAGACCACAGCCGTGCTGCCGATCTTCAGTACTACGCCATCCCCGAGCAAGAGGCTGTCATCCGGCGCcttgagaaggagaaagcTGCCGCTGACGCTGCCCTGAATGCCAACGGCGGTGACTCTGGTGGTTCCATGATCACCGATGTCGTCGGACCAGACCAAATCAACGAAATCGTCGCCCGCTGGACCGGTATTCCCGTCACCCGCCTCAAGACCACCGAGCGGGAGAAGCTTCTGCACATGGAGAAGGCTCTTGGCAAGATTGTCGTCGGTCAGAAAGAAGCTGTCCAGTCCGTGTCCAACGCCATCCGTCTGCAGCGCTCAGGTCtggccaaccccaaccagccTCCTAGCTTCCTGTTCTGCGGTCCCTCCGGTACCGGTAAGACGCTTCTCACCAAGGCGCTTGCCGAGTTCCTGTTCGACGATCCGAAGTCAATGATCCGCTTCGATATGTCTGAGTACCAGGAGCGTCACTCCCTGAGCCGCATGATTGGTGCTCCTCCCGGCTACGTTGGTCACGACTCTGGTGGCCAGCTGACCGAGGCCCTTCGTCGCAAGcccttctccatcctcctcttcgacgaggttgagaaggCTGCCAAGGAAGTTTTGACGGTTCTCCTTCAGCTCATGGACGATGGTCGCATCACCGATGGCCAAGGCCGTGTCGTTGATGCCAAGAACTGCATCGTTGTCATGACTTCTAACTTGGGTGCCGAGTACCTCGCTCGGCCCAACGGCAAGGACGGCAAGATTGATCCCACCACTCGGGAGCTCGTCATGAATGCTCTCCGCAACTACTTCCTTCCCGAGTTCCTCAACCGTATCAACTCGATTGTCATCTTTAACCGTCTCACCCGCAAGGAGATTCGCCGCATTGTCGACCTGCGGATTAGCGAAATCCAGAAGCGTCTCAGCGACAACGATCGCAACGTCATCATCAAGGTGTCGGAGGCAGCCAAAGACAAGCTGGGTGCCCAGGGCTACTCGCCAGCCTATGGTGCCAGACCGCTGCAACGCTTgcttgagaaggaggtgctCAACCGCATGGCTATCCTAATCCTGCGCGGCAGCATTCGTGACGGCGAAGTCGCTCGTGTCGACCTGGTGGATAACAAGGTTACTGttctccccaaccaccaagagAGCGAGGCTTCTGACGAGGAGATGATGATTGACTCGGATGATGCTCTGGATGAGATTGCCCCCGATTCGATGGATGAAGATCTCTACAATGACTAGAGGTGTCGTTGAGATGCCAAGAAGACCGGGGACTTTGAGAAGGAGAGTATTGATGACATTGATGTGGATGGAACAAAATTATGGCGATGATAATGACGGCGTTTTCGGAATGGTTATTCATGGAACAGGGAATTGTATGGCCAGAGCAAAGGCCTAGGCTACGATAGGGAGGCATTTTGATGCATAGCATGTATTGCATAGCCTTATGGCACAACAACAGAAGTGTAGTTAGTGTAACTCTTGATCAGAGATCAATAAACTGTTGATATTGTACCTTCTTTGGTTCTTTCCGTCATGTGTGacgtgtgtgtgttttgatGTGTGTTTGACATGAAGTTCGGTCACGCCCCATTTACACGAGAATGTCGGATAAAGCTCTACGGCGAATAATTTCTTGTCTGTATAAAATAGACACCCATTCCAAGTCATGAGGTTATTTCACTGAATGATGAACGACGTGGCTCGGTGTGggcctcctcttcacctttCATATGAGCCGCTGATTGGTCACTCACAGGCCGCCGAATATTTTTGGAAGAACCTTGGAAGCTTGACCACCAAGTCCACCCAGACAGGTACCCAGCcataccaccaccatcaccaccaccacctctctgACTTCCtcgatcttttttttttaatttctgAAAGAAGATCAGCAACTCAAACAATCACCAAaatgtcctcctccctcgccctcgaccaAGCCGAcatcgagaagctcaacgacaaggacaaggccgAGCTCCGCCAGTTCTTCGCCAACGAGGAGCAAAAGAGCAAGATCCAGAGCCGTATGCATTACCTCCCCCGAAAAATGAAGATAGTGTTGCTAACTGTATAGAATCCCAcgccctcacctccctctgctgGAAAAAGTgcatggcctcctcctccaccttcaagTCGGGCGCCCTCGACGGCACGGAAAAGGCCTGCCTCGCCAACTGCGTTGAGAGGTTCATGGACGTCAACATGGCTACTGTTAGGCAGCTGGCTGGCATGGGGGGACGTCACTAGAAACAGCAagacttcttcttttggAATGATTTGAAAtcacccaaccccaccacgATCATGAATGAGGATTCGACAATGCGGAGATGGAGGACATGTTATGGCACATGGGCAGACCAAGGGGTATAGAGTTTGAGACGTTGACTACGGGCAGCGTTGTATATCACATCTGGGCGAGAGGAAGCAGGGGAGCGGGCTGTACGATAGGAGATATTGTCCCCATATGGGAATGGGTGGTTACATATCATGGCAGACCTGATTGGAAAAGACGGCACCACACCGTGGATTGTACACTACTTGGAACTCTACGTATCACATGGCAACTGACACAAATTCGACATCACAACAGGACACAACCAAAGGACCAAAATATAtgcccatcatcaacgaGGAATGGTCAATTGTTTTCATTGCCGGGTATCTGACGCCAATTGAAAAATGCAATCCCAATTCCCTTCTTCGTTGACAACACCATTtttgttggttttttttttcattccCAGTCCCGATCCATCATCACACGACCGAACGTTTAGACGAGGCCGAGCTTGGTAGCGGCAATGTCGAGGGCATCGACATCAGCGGTGAGGCGGGCGAAAGCCTTCTTGGAGCCGTCGGGGCGGATCAAGGTGTTGATCTTGACGGTGTCAATGTCGTAAAGCTTCTTAAGAGCCAGCTTAATCTGAGccttgttggccttgacatcgacgatgaagacgaggGTGTTCTGCTCCTCGATCTTCTTAAGGGCACCCTCGGtattgagggggtggatgatgacCTTGTGCTCGTCGAGGCGGGGGGCGTGGGGGATCGACTTGCGGGGGTACTTGGGAGCGCGAGACAACTGGAGGGTCTTGGGGCGGTGGAAGGTGGTGCTGTAGCGGACCTTGGTCTTCTTGTGGGCGTGGACCTGGAGAGGGGGTTAGACTTCTGATCGTGAGGCCAAAGTTGGAGAGAAGTAACATACACCCTTGAGGGCAGCCTGagcagccttcttcgcctGAGCACCCTTGCCAGCCTTGGAGGCACCGCCTGTATCGTGGGAGAGTCGAGTCAGTATAAAGCATTCGCCTGAACAAGGGGAGGACCGTCTTGTTCAAACTCGCAaaatctgctgctgctttgaTGCTTCACCTCGCCGCCATCATTTTGCGACATGGTCGGCGGCGAAGCTCCGCACTGAGCGACGGCCGAAATTGTTGTGTTTGTATCAATCCATTTCCTGGAGGATTCTCAAGTACCTTTCTTAACGTCCTTGGGAGCCATTTTTGCTGTTTGTCGGCACTGGGCGAAGTTGTCGTCTAGTCGGTCGtggatggggaagggaaaaaaagttgGCGGAATTTTGCTAAAACGATTTAACAGAATGTGTGTGCGGAGACCTGTGGCTGGTTGGTTGTGGCTCCTGCCCCGCTCttttgggagaggaagaatgTGTGATTGGCCAAGCCCCGGACCTGGAGCTCCCGATAAGATAAGCAGTTTGATGAGCTTTGGGAGCTTTCGAAAAATTACCCACGAATCCACCTCGTCTTCCCAACTTTAGTTCCCTCGAGGAACGGTGCAACAATCATGCAGTCCGCTTGCATGCCATGGCGCTCAAGAACAAACGTCCGCAAAAGAGCTTAGCCGCTGGTCGGCCGCCCATTCTTCAACGCCAACCAAAATCCATCACCAGAAAGTCGACAAAAGCTCTCATCAACAAGCACCATCTCCtcgagaagagaaagaaacaGGCGCTTGCCAAGGGTGATGATGCAGGTGTCGCCGCGATCGATGCAGAGATTCAAGCTCTAGGTGGCCTCGAGGCATATCAGAAGGCCAGTCTTCAAGGCCAGAGGGAGGACCGCGGCGGTGACAGCTCGAGGGTTCTGATGGAATGGGTGCAGCCATGCTTCACGGCTCATAAAGAGGGATCGGATCGGATGCTCAAGATGCTCGAGGTTGGCGCGCTCAGCACACAGAATGCTTGCTCTCAGAGCGGCTACTTTGACATTACTCGTATCGATTTGAACAGTCAAGGCGAAGGGATTCTGCAGCAGGATTTCATGGAACGGCCTTTGCCCAAGGATGACACGGAGCGATTCGATATCATCAGCCTGTCGCTCGTTCTGAACTTTGTGCCGGATCCGAAAGGAAGAGGGGACATGCTCAAGCGTACGACGGAGTTTTTGCGCGCAGCCGGCAGATATCTCGAGGCTCCTTCACTGACGACCAACTTTCCGAGTCTCTTCCTGGTGCTCCCTGCGCCATGTGTCACGAATTCGCGGTATCTGGATGAAGAGAGGTTGGTTGGGATTATGGCGTCGCTTGGGTACGCGAAGGTTGAGTCCAAGACGACTCAGCGGCTGGTCTACTATCTTTGGAGGAGAGAAGGCAAAGGCATCGCTCGACGTTTCCGAAAGGAAGAGATACGGGCTGGCCCGACACGGAACAACTTTGCTGTTGTTCTGGGGTGAATACTCTCCTGGTGTTGGTTTTGGCCAGTTCGCTGGGCGGGGTTGATCTTCCTCTTTGGAATGGGAGGTTGTGAtgtccccatcatcctcaccgTGGCAGGAGCCCAAGGCACTTGGCATCTGGGCAACTTGTGCATCAAGGTACGTTATGACTTTATATTTCACATGACTGGCGATGATGCTTTGCAACCTAAAGTATTTGCTACTTCAGAGCCTCCGGGCCATGAGACAAACTATTTCACCATGCACTGAGCCACTTCAGTTTACTAGAAGCATTTCTCCCAAGTCCTGTTGAAGGGTTGCCAGGCTGACAAATGCGCTTCTAGGCTGCTTCATGAGATGGTTCTCGCTCTCTCCACCGCCGGTTGGCAGTTGGGGCCTTTGCCATCAGCACAATATGTTCGATTTTGCTCTTGTGTCGTTGTCCCAACAAAGAATACCTTGCCGGCAGTTTCTGAGACGAGATGGGCAGTCTTATGGTATGTGCGCATCTCTTTTTACTCTCTCCCCTTACCATGATGACCTAGACATTCTAAACAGTTATCCCTATCTGAAAATATGGTGTTGACTTGGTTCTAACTTCTGATTTTCCTTACTTTTCACCTCGATGTTTGGCCGTTCCTGCTGGAAGCCTGAGCTCACATCTTGAAAACAGTTCTCTACTAGTGGCACCTCAGTGACACAGCCGGCAATCGATATCAGACTCAAATTTCGGTACGTTTTACTTCTTCGTCGCATTGTGAttccttcatctcctcccaaTACCCTCATGTAATATGATGACCTAGGCATTCATAAACAGTTATCCCTATCTGAATAACAGTGTTGATCCGGTTCTAACTTCTGATTTCTTACCCTCTTTACCTCCCTTGTTGACTTCCATATCTTTGATCTGGCATAGACTTACAAGTCACCGTTTACTAGGCATTTGCAGCTATATTATGGATCTCATGTCGAGACGTGTGCGACAACGCAAGCAAGGGTAAGCTTTTAGCTTTATTTACTTGCACCCCCCTTTACGTGATAACCGAGACATTTCAAAGAGTTATTCCTATCTCAAATAACACAATGTAGATCTGGTTCTAACTTCTGATTGCCCTTACTTTCCTCAACACATGTTTGTTTGCTACTTTTGGGCCCTGCTAACATCATGCAAAGATCCTTGACATCTAGCAATCGTGTCCTGCCACGACATCGCTTTGACAAGTAACAGCTATCCGCTGTCTGCTCTACACATGCCGCTACCCCGAGATGGTTCCGCATAAGACCACCTCGAGCTGGACGACGGATGCCGGCGCGATGTTGTCGCCGTCTTCAAATCTTTACCAAACGTATCCAAAACGGTGTTCAATTTTCTTCAGTTCAGCATTCATTCGCAAGCTAGCAAGCGGTGTGACAGCCAAGACGCAGCCAACGTGCCATTCAACGATTTTTCACTGCGCAGCAGTGAGCTGATCATGCGGGTTGCCGGCGTCTACTTGCAAGGTCCGATTACCCCACAACGCTGGGAGGTGCGGGAAGGAAGGCTGTTGTGAGGGGGGACGGAGGCGACGCCGGGATGCTGCATctgcgctgctgctgtgtcaAGCAATGGATGGCAAGAGGGAGACAATTGATGTGGCAGAGCGCGCATGCGATCAACATGCAGTGGGATGGTTTGGTTCGGAGAGGATTTCCGACAGTATTGTTGGGCGTgattgggttgttgtttCGTGAGGGGTTAAAAGAGGTCACCTGGACAGGATGAGTTTGGAGAcagggaaggggagggtcGATCGGATGGTTGTGATGGAGACATTTTGTGTTTATCACTGGGTTATGATGGTTCACATATTAGGGGAGATGAATGAGACAGCCAATTGATTGGGTTGACAGTTCACTTTGCAAGTTTTGTGTGTGCGGTGTTCACTCCGGTCCGcgatgggtgatggtggtggtggtggacgatTGACTAAGATGCAGTGCAGGAGGCACTACACACTCTTTGTATGGATAACGAACAGCTTTTTGGGTGCCAGGGTCTTGCGTTTGGCTAATGTTTGACAGGAGAGTTGGGTAGCAAATGTGTCTGTGCTGTATTCAATGTCTCAAATTGAAGCCTTTTCTCACGAGTAAGCTATGGGCGATACCGGACAGACTATCACGACTCCCTTTCccctcgtcgccgtcgtcagTGACGGGTTTAAAACAAAGAAGTACGGATCCTGGCCATCGCGATATCGGAAGTTTCTTGGCCAGGGTCGCGATCTACGGTTGTTCTGAAGGTTGGCAGTAGACAGAGACGGATAACCGGTTTTTACAGTTGTATGTATGGGATGTTATCACTTGGGAATTGCCACTTATCAATCTTGGCCTTTTTGGTGCAATCGCTATGGTACCAGGTATGATGGAAAGTTGAGgttccctcaccccctcaatTGTTCTAGATTTCTTGTGGGAACAAAGAAagttcggtggtggtggtggtggtggtgatcgtGAATtctccgaggaggaggcgagaaATGATCGTCGGTGTCACTTGAGCCACCGTTAGGAAGTGTGTGTGCTAGGATTGTGTAGCCGCGGGAGGCGCTTTCGCTCTCAACAACTTTTCTCTTTCAGAGTTTCGGTAGATCCCGTGATGGTACCAGGTTGGGATGGACGGGGGTACGATAAAGGGGGTGATTGGAAGCGATTGGGTTATTGAGTAAAATAGCCGGGGATAATCGTAGAGGGGCGCGCTGGCTGATGATCATATGATGACGATTATATTCTCAGAGCAGCTCAATGGGTTTGCCTTTCtttggcttggggggagatggcgggGCTGGGCGGTTCCGAACAGCAATGAAGCTGGGCAGATATTATTCATTGGATCTTGAGAGAGGGCAAAGAAAGCTACCTAGCTCACTCCCAGTAAAGCGGCAACGGTGGGGAAACCCGCAGTATGGACGACGGGCTGTTGCAGCATTCATTGCCTCCTGCGTACCATAACCTCCTCTTTTGTGAGCAAGGAGAGAGCTGGCGGTTTGACCGCCGAGAGCTgaccacctacctacccttGAGGTGGCGCATTTGTTAGCATCAATCTTGCCCAAGTCAAGCCCAAGCGCATGCAACTTCCCCGGATTTTTGGTGGAGTTTCTCCCCCTCGCAAGCTAGACTGAACGGGGAAAGCCGGCGTGGCCTGCTTGAGGTAGTTTGGTTGTGCCCGAACAGGATTAGAATGAACATTTATGAGACTGAATTGGTCCCACGCGGGCAAAAACATGTCTCGATTTGAtaagggaggaggggaagggggaaacTGTATCTGTATCAGGaagaggggttgttgtggggAGAGATCAGCAGGAGTTTCCTTTGAGAGATCGATAACAGTGTGGTGTTGATacagaaaaaaagggggggctAAAAAGCGATAAGGATTTTGCTCTCCGTTGCCGGCCGAGAGAAAGTTGACGACAACCTGATGAAATATAAGATAGCGATTTTGAGATAAACTGATAGCTACATACAACGTACCTAGGTACAtaacctacctaccttcttgtcctggcttggggttgttttttATTAGTAGCGATAGTAAAAAGGTAAATTCAGGGGCTAAACAACGCACACATGTCCGTCTGGTAGCGAGGTTGCAACCGATGAGGtcaggagggaggggagccAAAAGATTGCAATATGGGTTAGGTGTTTACTGTCTGGTCGGGTCGGCTAAAACCGTTATCACGTTCCTCTTGGTTTTGGGCAACAGGAGAAGCAAATTCATCGGATGGTGCTATTCTTGGGGTAGATAGCGTCGAGTGTAAAATAAGGGGCTAGTAGGGGTGGTTTCTGTTTAGATTGTAACCCAACCTCGACGGCTTGTGACAGTGGCATGCGTGGACAAAGACAAAACGTCACCCccgtgatgatgacgataaGCGGGTGCCGGCTTTTGACTACCGTCAGGCCCAGCGGGGTGGTAGATAACATAGTTTGAGACCACGACATGAGAGACTGAGTCGTGACTGTTGGGTGATGCCTTGAAATAATCTGAATCGAAGAGTGCGATTCACCTAATCGAGAGATCAGAAATCCGATCAGCCGGTTCAATTTTGAGCCAACAACCGAAGTAAccacccttcttctccgcgtTCAAGCTCAATCCGACATCTCAACTCCCGGCTAGCGGCAGAGCTAAATCTCAGCAAATGTCTTGATGACCCGGTGCTTCTCTCTGTCCTCAGCCGACAACTCGGCATTGCCCGGCCGCTCGACAACAAAGCTCTGCATGCCAGCTTGCTTGgcagcctccacctccttggCATTGTCGCTCAGGAAGAGCCAGCTGTTCGCCTCTGGGAATTCCGGATGAGCTGCCAGGATGGTCTGGTAGGACGACGCCTCTTGCTTTGGCCCGGCATTGACTGTGTCAAAAAAGTCGGAAATCTCGGGAATCAGATCGGCCGGCTGACTGTTGGTGTGCTTGAACAGCAGCTTTTGCGCCGCCACCGATCCGGAAGAGTAGATCATGATCTCCTTTCCGGCCTTCTTCCACTGGACAAACTTGGGAGCGACATCGTCGAAGAGCGGGGCCTTGAGCTCGCCGGACTTGTAGCCGGACTCCCAGAGATAACCCTGGAGGCTCTTGAGGTAGGCGATCTTGACATCACGGCTCATGAGGTCCTTGACATGAGCTGTCAAGGCTTCTTGTGAGCTGGCATGCTCTGCCGGAAAGGCGTCCCTATACTGTGAGAACTCTGGCTCGTCCCATTGGGCTTCAAGGGTTGCTGGGAGCGCTGAGAGAGCGTAGGGAAACTATCCATAGTAAAGCAGGAATATGATTATTAGCATAAGTTCTAAGATGTAGATCCTGCCGGCCAACCGGATAACAGCCCTGGTCTTCCTGCGTTTCTGATATGTGTGTGGctggagagagggagagcagGGTCCTTTCAGAACTTTCTGACAGCACATCGCATCCCATCTCCCTTCCCGTGCTTGGAGAGTGTGAGGTTAAGGCCCTGCAGTGACACACCACACAGAGACACCCGCCACGGGGGATTGACCAACGACCAGTTGGGGACAGCAGGAGAAGGGAGGGGCTGGTCCGGTCATGAGTGGCTCGACCGCATTGTGATGGCCGGAGGGTCGAACCACAGCAGACACAGTCACGGAGCTTGCCATGGAAAAAAGTGTTGGGAgtggtgagaggggaggCACTCACAAGCACATCCTTGACGAATGAGATGGGACATACTGTGCCCTCTGTGGCAGCCAAGTTGGTATTAGCCAATTCGCCCGTTCCAAGTCATTCAGTGATCATCTGCCTGCCCCTCCATCCGACCACGAGGGGCTGAAGAAGCTGGCTAATGCAGAGGTGGAATGCGAGTGATGTGTGAGGGGTGGCTGGTACCAATGTCAAGGAGCACAACCTTGGGCTGGCCGGACGACGCCATTGCGCAAAGCTGGACCCCGCGAGTTGTGTTAGCGCACTCGGCGCGGGTTCGGGGATGATGGAAGGGCTggcgtgggaggagggatctTTTCGGAGCGGAGGATGGGGGCCGAGAATGAAAATGGTCCGGTTGGAGATGCCGTGGACTGCGAACTGTCAGGCGGTGAGCAGTTCGTGAGAAGCTGTGAGGCCAGTGAGGTGATGCAGTGCAGAGAGATGGGAGCAACGTCGTGATGTGAGTGGATCGTGATAAAGATGGCCATTAAAGCCCAAGAAAATTTTTATGCTCTACAACAGACAACAGATTGACGGTGAGGGATAAATTTTTACCGTTGTCGACCTGCTATTCGACGAAAAACTCTATGGCTAACATCATCGCCATGTGTATTATCACATCTGGTATTACTTTACTGCATAACGAGCCGTCCGAATAGCACACCGTCGCTTCGGGGTTTGGGTTCGGGTTATTGTAGAAAGGGCGGTCAGCAGCTCAGGAACAACAGAGCCCAATCTCGTGCTGCAAGCCCTGCACCgcaacaccacacacacacacctgcAGTAGTCGATGCGCATGAGTCCTGCATGTCTGGCGATGTGCCTttgtggggaggtgggaacTGAGTGGGTGATAATCGATAAACGATAATCGATAACACTAGCGCCTGGACCTCATGATGCCCTTCGTCAGCTGGGTGGGCTGGGGTAAACGGGGGGGCAGAAGGAGGGGAAACGTGGGTGCTAGGGAACGGATAtcggccttggccttggttTTCGCGACAATGACATCGACGACAACGGAGCAGGCGAGCACTGATGGACTCCCATTTCTCGCGCTCCCGAGGCCCGTCTCCGTGGATAGCATCAGGCGACTGAATCCCTTTTTTTCGGCTTCCCGAGCGGCAGGATCAAAGCGCCTGTGTGGTTGCATCTGTGCTGCTGCAAGATGGCAGGAAAGGGGATAGCAGGTGCAGCGGCAAAACTATTTATTGCATTTCAGTTCATGCGGCAACATGAGATGAAAACAAAGCATGTCAACAAAATGCCAGCGCTGGCTGGTTGCCCGGGTATATCATCAGCTGGAATTGAAGATGTCGATGAAAAATGAACAAGTCCCAATCAACTAGAgacaacaccctcaccgcAGATCTGTGTAGAGTGTCTCAATGCGCTCAATGCCGTATTCCTAGGGATCTCCAAAGGACCCTGAAGATTGACGTTCTGGAATGAAAACTGAGACTTGTAAACACTATGGGCTATCTTGCTCGGTCAGCGCCGTGGAAACAACTCTGATATCATATCTGTATCCGCAACTAGGAACAGGACACGGGCGCGGGCGAGCACTTGGGAAACAAGTGTGCAGCAAGAATGCAACCCTGCTGCATCATAAGGTCGTGTCCAATGGCTGCCAGATAAATCTAGCTCGCCCATTTTACAAGGCCAATGAAATCAGACGCGGTATTCGTCTTGACGCGCCCTAGATTAAACGTGTGGGCGACAATGGCGGCCACCTCCCACACCACCTTTGACAAGCAAGCTCACCAACTGCGGGCGGTTTCAACTGGCCCAGCCGAAACAGGCAGCATGCACCAAGGACCCCAATGGTTGGGGGAACACGACTGGCGGGGGGAACAAGGAGACACCCGTTTTCTAGACGGCCGATAACTGCGCCTGGCGGTCACACGACGTCAGAAACGAGAAAGAAAGTGGCATCACCAGTCGCCCGATTCTCTCGGCGGGGTTATCTCTTGTACACCTTTTCCCCAGACGCTCTTTGCGCTTCGGCAGTTGTGACAAGGTCGACCGGCGCATAAGCCGGAGCAGCGACGGGGGGCGAACGGGGGTGCCGGAAGCGTCAAAGCTGCGTCAACTTGTCGAGTGTTGGTGGATTGCGTGCCGGATGTTCATGGAGGCTTCAACCTTGTTGCCAAAACGGCCACGGCGCGGCGATATGGAGCAGAAGGGGCGCCCGTTGCCGGGTCTTGGCGGCCATGATATCCCGCCCCGCGGAGGCTTGAACGTTTGTTCGTCTAACCTTTTTGACGGCGTTTGCtgtcatcatcttccttTCCTCCGTTCGCTCGATCGAAGTAAGAGTTCTTAGTATCCTGGCGGTCTCCAACGCTTACACAGAGCAGACACTGACACACTTGTAGAGGAAATCCGGGGTCACGGTTGCTTATTTTAGCGGGCAGCCTGTACGATTGGGCAATTGCAAGAGAGAAACCGCGTGGCCGCGTTGCGATGGATTATGCAGGGAGAGGATTACGGAGGAAGGGGACCAGATGCATCAAAAAAGGAGTGCATATCGAGAGGGTGACCAATCGAGGGTTGGGACGTGGTGTCCAAGGTGAAACAGAAGCTACTGGAACCGCGCTTTGCCGTTCAGTCAGCAGGTGGTCTTGGTCTTCTCCTTTGTGTGACACATCCTTCTGAGAATTGAATGCCTGAGGCAGCAAACGGTGGGGCTCCGTTCTGTCCGTCAAGGTGCTCCCTATCACGAGCATGATGCAGCCGTTTTGCTCATCCATTGCATCAATTGAATCGTGTCCACAACGAGCAAGATTCCCATCAGCTGGACATTGGAAATTGCGTACACCCGTGGAGCTGCTGTTTGAAGAAACTCGAGGGGGAGACTACGCAATTGAATTATTGCACACTTGGCTCGAACAGGGCAGAGCAGCAGGTAACGTGGCTTCTCCAGCAGCCAGGGCTTTGTTCTCGCAGTCATACTTGGCGTCGTGGCTGCAATTCGACGAAGCGAGATGCCAGATGCAATGGTACCCGACCCGCAAGTCGCTCCCAGTCACGAGCTCGCCGTGAGGATACATGGCAAGGCAGCGATAGCTGTGTACTGACAAAACGATGACGAGCCCTCCTTTGATT of Podospora pseudopauciseta strain CBS 411.78 chromosome 7 map unlocalized CBS411.78m_7, whole genome shotgun sequence contains these proteins:
- the UTR4 gene encoding enolase-phosphatase E1 (EggNog:ENOG503P1UD; COG:E); amino-acid sequence: MASSGQPKVVLLDIEGTVCPISFVKDVLFPYALSALPATLEAQWDEPEFSQYRDAFPAEHASSQEALTAHVKDLMSRDVKIAYLKSLQGYLWESGYKSGELKAPLFDDVAPKFVQWKKAGKEIMIYSSGSVAAQKLLFKHTNSQPADLIPEISDFFDTVNAGPKQEASSYQTILAAHPEFPEANSWLFLSDNAKEVEAAKQAGMQSFVVERPGNAELSAEDREKHRVIKTFAEI
- the BMT2 gene encoding 25S rRNA (adenine2142-N1)-methyltransferase (EggNog:ENOG503P05N; COG:B; BUSCO:EOG09263PWF), with the translated sequence MALKNKRPQKSLAAGRPPILQRQPKSITRKSTKALINKHHLLEKRKKQALAKGDDAGVAAIDAEIQALGGLEAYQKASLQGQREDRGGDSSRVLMEWVQPCFTAHKEGSDRMLKMLEVGALSTQNACSQSGYFDITRIDLNSQGEGILQQDFMERPLPKDDTERFDIISLSLVLNFVPDPKGRGDMLKRTTEFLRAAGRYLEAPSLTTNFPSLFLVLPAPCVTNSRYLDEERLVGIMASLGYAKVESKTTQRLVYYLWRREGKGIARRFRKEEIRAGPTRNNFAVVLG
- the HSP98 gene encoding Heat shock protein hsp98 (COG:O; EggNog:ENOG503NXN8), giving the protein MNSKMEFTDRAKKALEDAMVLAEQYAHSQLLPVHLAVALLDPLPDQSKDLQNAPPGTTQTLLRQVVERAHGDPQLFDRALKKMLVRLPSQDPPPESVSMAPSFNNVLRKAMELQKVQKDTYIAVDHLIQALSEDVSIQGALKEANIPKPKLVQEAVQQIRGTKRVDSRNADTEQENENLAKFTIDMTAMAREGKIDPVIGREEEIRRVVRILSRRTKNNPVLIGEPGVGKTTVVEGLAQRIVNNDVPDNLAACKLLSLDVGALVAGSKYRGEFEERMKGVLKEIQESKEMIVLFVDEIHLLMGAGSSGEGGMDAANLLKPMLARGQLHCIGATTLAEYRKYIEKDAAFERRFQQVLVKEPTIPETISILRGLKEKYEVHHGVNIADAAIVASANLAARYLTSRRLPDSAVDLIDEAAAAVRVARESQPEIIDSLERRLRQLKIEIHALSREKDEASKTRLAQARQDAENVEEELRPLREKYERERQRGKDIQEAKLKLEALRVKAEDASRVGDHSRAADLQYYAIPEQEAVIRRLEKEKAAADAALNANGGDSGGSMITDVVGPDQINEIVARWTGIPVTRLKTTEREKLLHMEKALGKIVVGQKEAVQSVSNAIRLQRSGLANPNQPPSFLFCGPSGTGKTLLTKALAEFLFDDPKSMIRFDMSEYQERHSLSRMIGAPPGYVGHDSGGQLTEALRRKPFSILLFDEVEKAAKEVLTVLLQLMDDGRITDGQGRVVDAKNCIVVMTSNLGAEYLARPNGKDGKIDPTTRELVMNALRNYFLPEFLNRINSIVIFNRLTRKEIRRIVDLRISEIQKRLSDNDRNVIIKVSEAAKDKLGAQGYSPAYGARPLQRLLEKEVLNRMAILILRGSIRDGEVARVDLVDNKVTVLPNHQESEASDEEMMIDSDDALDEIAPDSMDEDLYND
- the TIM8 gene encoding Mitochondrial import inner membrane translocase subunit tim8 (COG:U; EggNog:ENOG503P6QF) produces the protein MMNDVARCGPPLHLSYEPLIGHSQAAEYFWKNLGSLTTKSTQTGTQPYHHHHHHHLSDFLDLFFLISERRSATQTITKMSSSLALDQADIEKLNDKDKAELRQFFANEEQKSKIQSQSHALTSLCWKKCMASSSTFKSGALDGTEKACLANCVERFMDVNMATVRQLAGMGGRH
- the RPL25 gene encoding 60S ribosomal protein L25 (BUSCO:EOG092657YR; EggNog:ENOG503P2TQ; COG:J) produces the protein MAPKDVKKGGASKAGKGAQAKKAAQAALKGVHAHKKTKVRYSTTFHRPKTLQLSRAPKYPRKSIPHAPRLDEHKVIIHPLNTEGALKKIEEQNTLVFIVDVKANKAQIKLALKKLYDIDTVKINTLIRPDGSKKAFARLTADVDALDIAATKLGLV